The following proteins come from a genomic window of Burkholderia stabilis:
- a CDS encoding peptide-binding protein, whose protein sequence is MTERVKRKIGRWVAGVLGALLMPLALAQPPHGGHGFGGHGFGGGDMRAYGQPAGGAPVWRRVPPPAGARAGGVSGYGSRWGLRPTPSYGHYAAQNPYRPISADARQMPRPPGGGGNVPLRAGSIRADVARYNEERGGRPMPPPRSQEEPAHSPFFSPFYRN, encoded by the coding sequence ATGACGGAACGGGTGAAACGGAAGATCGGACGATGGGTGGCGGGCGTGCTCGGCGCGCTGCTGATGCCGCTCGCGCTCGCCCAGCCGCCACACGGCGGTCACGGTTTCGGCGGCCACGGTTTCGGTGGCGGCGACATGCGCGCGTACGGCCAGCCGGCCGGCGGCGCGCCCGTCTGGCGCCGCGTTCCGCCTCCGGCAGGCGCGCGTGCCGGAGGCGTGAGCGGCTACGGCTCGCGCTGGGGGCTGCGGCCGACGCCGTCCTACGGCCACTACGCCGCGCAAAACCCGTATCGCCCGATCAGCGCCGACGCGCGCCAGATGCCGCGCCCGCCGGGCGGCGGCGGCAACGTGCCGTTGCGCGCCGGTTCGATCCGCGCCGACGTCGCGCGCTACAACGAGGAGCGCGGTGGCCGTCCGATGCCGCCGCCCCGCTCGCAGGAAGAGCCTGCGCACTCGCCGTTTTTCTCCCCGTTCTACCGAAACTGA
- a CDS encoding porin — MKAFARRASRTSVKLITAAACVAAAAPVYAQSSVSLYGQVDEWVGATKFPGGNRAWNVSGGGMSTSYWGLHGAEDLGSGYKAIFTLESFFRAQNGQFGRFQGDTFFARNAYVGISSPYGTVTAGRLTTHLFLSTILFNPFYDSYTFSPMVYHVFLGLGTFPTYPSDQGAVGDSGWNNALSYTSPSFGGLNFGAMYALGNQAGDNRSKKWSAQFNYANGPFAATAMYQYVNFNNGPQDLSALVTGMKSQGIALVGATYDLKLVKLFGQYMYTKNDQVAGSWHVNTAQGGVSVPLGVGNAMASYAYSRDAGGLDQTRQTWAVGYDYPLSKRTDVYAAYMNDHISGLSSGNTFGAGIRAKF; from the coding sequence ATGAAAGCATTTGCTCGCCGTGCGTCGCGCACGTCCGTCAAGCTGATCACAGCCGCCGCCTGCGTGGCCGCTGCCGCACCCGTTTATGCGCAATCGAGCGTGTCGCTCTACGGTCAGGTCGACGAATGGGTCGGCGCCACCAAGTTCCCCGGCGGCAATCGCGCATGGAACGTGTCGGGCGGCGGGATGTCGACGTCGTACTGGGGCCTGCACGGCGCCGAGGATCTCGGCAGCGGGTACAAGGCGATCTTCACGCTGGAAAGCTTCTTCCGTGCGCAGAACGGTCAGTTCGGCCGCTTCCAGGGCGACACCTTCTTCGCGCGCAACGCGTACGTCGGCATCAGCTCGCCGTACGGCACGGTGACGGCAGGCCGCCTGACGACGCACCTGTTCCTGTCGACGATCCTGTTCAACCCGTTCTACGACTCGTACACCTTCTCGCCGATGGTGTACCACGTGTTCCTCGGCCTCGGCACGTTCCCGACCTATCCGAGCGACCAGGGTGCGGTCGGCGATTCGGGCTGGAACAACGCGCTGTCGTACACGTCGCCGTCGTTCGGTGGCCTGAATTTCGGCGCGATGTACGCGCTCGGCAACCAGGCCGGCGACAACCGTTCGAAGAAGTGGAGCGCGCAGTTCAACTATGCGAACGGCCCGTTCGCGGCGACCGCCATGTATCAGTACGTGAACTTCAACAACGGCCCGCAGGACCTGAGCGCGCTCGTCACCGGCATGAAGAGCCAGGGCATCGCGCTCGTCGGCGCGACCTACGACCTGAAGCTCGTGAAGCTGTTCGGCCAGTACATGTATACGAAGAATGACCAGGTCGCGGGCAGCTGGCACGTGAACACCGCGCAGGGCGGCGTGTCGGTGCCGCTCGGCGTGGGCAACGCGATGGCGTCGTACGCATACTCGCGCGACGCGGGCGGCCTCGACCAGACGCGCCAGACCTGGGCCGTCGGCTACGACTATCCGCTGTCCAAGCGCACGGACGTCTACGCTGCGTACATGAACGATCACATCAGCGGCCTGTCGAGCGGCAACACGTTCGGCGCAGGTATCCGCGCGAAGTTCTGA
- a CDS encoding LysR family transcriptional regulator, protein MDTLVSMNVFRYVVEVGSFVGAAERMQMSAAMASKHVMHLEQQLGARLLHRTTRRVAPTEAGREYYERLVQALSELDEAGQAVGAASVVPQGRLRVTSLSAFGLRHVMQAVTEYAGRFPDVTVDMTLSDRVVDLIEEGYDVAVRAAPNGLKSSSLVARQIATAHILLVASPEYLDKHGTPETIADLAQHNYLRRDSNSTMLDSLVIDAAAASRVNLNGNLIVNHLEGLRAAVLAGAGIALLGTEVVGDDIESGRLIPVLLDAVPPHEAPIYAVYASRRHVSAKVRSFVDFLAARFEGQSLCPSIESRLRVLPITRMKRVV, encoded by the coding sequence ATGGATACCCTCGTCAGCATGAATGTGTTTCGCTACGTCGTCGAAGTGGGCAGCTTCGTCGGCGCGGCGGAGCGCATGCAGATGTCGGCTGCGATGGCGAGCAAGCACGTGATGCATCTCGAGCAACAGCTCGGCGCGCGGCTGCTGCATCGCACGACACGACGCGTCGCGCCCACCGAGGCAGGACGCGAATATTACGAGCGCCTGGTGCAGGCGCTGTCTGAACTCGACGAAGCCGGGCAGGCAGTCGGCGCCGCGAGCGTGGTGCCGCAGGGCAGGCTGCGCGTGACGTCGCTGTCCGCGTTCGGCTTGCGGCACGTGATGCAGGCCGTCACCGAATACGCGGGCCGTTTCCCCGACGTGACCGTCGACATGACGCTGTCCGATCGTGTGGTCGACCTGATCGAGGAAGGCTACGACGTCGCGGTGCGCGCGGCGCCGAACGGTTTGAAATCGTCGTCGCTGGTCGCGCGGCAGATCGCGACCGCGCACATCCTGCTCGTCGCGTCGCCCGAGTATCTCGACAAGCACGGCACGCCCGAGACGATCGCCGATCTCGCGCAGCACAATTACCTGCGGCGCGACTCGAATTCGACGATGCTCGATTCGCTGGTGATCGACGCGGCTGCCGCGTCGCGCGTGAACCTGAACGGCAACCTGATCGTGAATCACCTCGAAGGGCTGCGTGCGGCCGTGCTCGCGGGCGCGGGCATCGCGTTGCTCGGCACCGAGGTGGTCGGCGACGACATCGAATCCGGCCGGCTCATACCGGTGCTGCTCGACGCGGTACCGCCGCACGAGGCGCCGATCTATGCGGTCTACGCGAGCCGTCGTCACGTGTCCGCGAAGGTGCGTTCGTTCGTCGATTTCCTGGCGGCGCGTTTCGAAGGACAGTCGCTGTGCCCGTCGATCGAGTCGCGCCTGCGCGTGCTGCCGATCACGCGGATGAAGCGCGTGGTCTGA